From Drosophila santomea strain STO CAGO 1482 chromosome 2R, Prin_Dsan_1.1, whole genome shotgun sequence:
CGCACACGAACTCAGGCCCCGGTATCGGCTCTTCCGGATAACCCATCCACTCCGGCAGCCACGGCCTTCAGACCGCGTAATCGTTATCAACCCGGCAGCTCCACTGCAtccaccacaaccacaactacGAGCAGTGCGGAGGTGAGCAGCAGGCGGTACAACCGCTTTGGCAGCAACAGGGCCAAAGCCACCAGTACCagcaccacctccaccacACAGAACACGCCCTCGGAACGTCCCAGTTTCGGCAGGAAGTCACCGAATCCGAGGCGACCCGTTTTCATCAGTCGCGAGGTCAACGAACCGGTGAGTGCGGTCAGCAAGCGACCATTCAACTACAGTGGAGCCAGGCTAAAGCTGCCAGCCAGACCCACCGCtcgcaccaccagcaccaccgaaAGCGCTGaggccgaggaggaggagcccctggatgaggaggaggacgaggaggagcacGAGGCCAGTGATGAGCAGTACGAAGAGGAATCCGACGAGGGAACCGAAGAGCACTCGGAGTCCTCGAGCCTGGAGAAGTTGCCACTCCAGGAGGAGGCCGTTACCCCAGTGACAGTGGCCAAGAATGAGGCATTTGCACATGTAGAGCCTTCCGAACCCACCACCAGTTCCGAAACGGATCACGaaagcagcaccagcagcactgAAGAGAGCCAAACTGATTTGTCGGAGGTGACCAACGGCGAGGCTGAGGTCACCAGCGCTGAGATTGAGGTCACCACTCTACCCCCCGTGCATGAGGAGGAAATCGTAGACGAACCCACCACGATTATTCCGCCGGAGAACCAGTCGACGGAGGATGCTCATGTGGATGAACAAACCGTAACCACCGAACCGCCTGTGGATAGCACCTCCAAAAGGGAAGAAATCGAAAACGTATCCAAGCCAGAGGAGTCCAAGTCATCGAAGCAAGAGGAACACAGCACATCGAAATCTGAGAACCAAAGCCTAAGCAAGCAGGAGGAGCAATCCGAGTCCCAGTACGATGACGAAGGCGAAGGTGAGGACTATGAGTACGATGATGAGGAGGGTAGTGAAGATTCAACCAGCGAAGTGGAGAGTCACGACTCCAAGCCATCCACACCAAGTGCTGATCATAAGGACGATCGCGAAATCATTTCGGTGGTAACCACCAAGAGCGTGGTCAACGGATCCACAATTTTACCAGTGCCAGTTACTCCGAGCACCAACTTTGCAACCGTGGAGGAAGTTGAGTCTTCCCATGCTGACCTCAAATTGGAAACTACCACATCCATGACCTTGGAGGAAGAGAAGGGCCCGAATGCTACCGAAAACTATGTGGTTGTGGCCTCCATCCAGCCCAGTCGCAGCATCAATGGAGCCAGGTTCCTGCCTTTCCCGGCCATTGAGCAGGAGGAGACGAAACAGACGCTCTCTGAACTGGAGCGCAAGGTGCATtccaagcagcagcagactcCAGCTCAAAAGCAATCGGAGGGCAGCGAGGAGGTGCAGGACAACTCCTCCATCCAACCTCCAATAGTTTCCTCCACGGAGAGCATCATTGACAAGCTGGATCGAGTGCAGTCAGAGCTTTCCAGTGGCTTGCTATCTGGCAAGTATCCCATCATCAGCCAAATGGACTCCTCCACACCAGCAACCAGCACCACTGTGGGCACAGGTCCCGGAAAATTTGTGCCACACATCAGGAAGTATCAGCCCAGGACCACATCATCCGCTCCCAGAACCACCAGCAGCAAGGTGAAGGTGCAGCATTTCGATGACGGTGAAATGGATGAGCTGGCCACCCTTCTTCCTGTGGGCTTCAAGCCCAGGCCGAGCTACAAAAATCGTAAGATTACgaccaccacctccaccacagAAGCACCGCCAGCTGAGCTATCCAAACAGAAACCCGGACGCAACTCCACCATCAGTCGTTCATTCAAGAGTGGTCACGTGGCCGTCCAGGAAGTGGCTCAGGCTGGACTACTGCCGAAGGGGTATAAGCCACCCAAGACAACGACTACAACGAGCACTACCGAAAAAGCGGAGGAGAGCAGTCCAAATACTTCCTCGGGACTCGAGAGTCTCTTCAGCGAAATCCAGTTCGACGACAAGTTGGCCTCCCTGCTGCCCAAGGACTACAAATTGAACAGTGCTCCCAAGCAGCAAGTGAaaaacaccaccaccactgccACTCCGTCAACCACCCAAAGGAATCTGCCAGTTGCCGTGCCCTTCGATGATCTGAGCACCTTTCAGCTGCCTCCTGGATATAAGGCTCCCGAGCCCAAGAAGGAAACCAAGCTGCCACCAGGTGTGACTCCCATTAAAATAGATTCGTTGAAGGACCTGCTACCTCCTGGATTCAAGTTGAATGTAACGGAGAGCGATGCTAGCGACGAGATTCCCGCTTCCCTGTTGCCACCTGGCTACAAAGCCAAGAAGCAGCATCCCGCctcaaccaccaccaccacctctACGACAACGAGTAAACCCCCCGTGGTGGCTACCAGCACCACTGAAGCAGCTGTAATGGAAGCGGCAGGTGGAAGTGGCTTCAAGGTCGTGTTCCCCAAGGGAAACCACAAAAGGTTGGGTGCGCACCGTCTTACAACACCTCATCCCTCCGGCGACGAAGGAACAGCTGCGTCCTCGAGCTCCAACCTGCAAGTGATGATCAAGAAGGGTCCACCGACCAGGGCCACCACCGAGTTCACCGGCTGGCCAACTCCGCCGACCACTCCGCTGTCCATCGACAAGCTGAACGCAGAGACCATCAACTTTGAGGATTTGTTGGCCGCCAGTGGAACGAGTAGTACGACAAGCACTACCACAACTACGACAACTACAACCACAACGACCACTCCACGCCCCACCAAACCGGGTCACTGTACCGCCGACTGCGACTTGGCTGCCACCATTAAGATCATCGACGGTGTGGCATGGAAACCAGAGCTACTCGATCACAACACCGTGGAGTGGAAGAATCTGGCCCACGAGCTGGAGGCTCAGGTAAATGATTCCTCCTATCTGGGGTACGAAAAAGCTTTGTTTTACCATTTTCACCTCTGCTCTTTACCAGCTCAACGAAGTTTATTCCGAAGCTCCGCAGCTGAACAAGTGGTACAAAAAGGTGCGTATTGATAGCTTCAGCAAGGGCAGCGTCCTAGTCGACTACTATGTGGAGCTGGCCAACATAACCGAGGATGTGGATACCCTGGAAATCCGCCAATTGTTCCACGATGCTCTGACTAAGCCATCTACCCCAGTGCTGCCGGATAAGGATGCCCAGGAAAATGAGACGGATAGCGTCTCGGGACCGCAGGAGGAGCAGCTAGTGACCGCCAGCTATCAGATGGGCAAATACATAATTGATCCGGTGGCCACGGATTTCAGTGGTTAGTTTAGAAGACCTTTTCTATTTCACTTGGAACTTTATCTATCTATATTTTCCGTGCAGTTATAGCCAAGAATGCTCATACCAATGTGGAGTTCGCAGAGGAGGATCTGCTCATTCCCCAATGGGCCATTGTCGTCATAGTGATTGGAGTAGGTTCCCTGGTGTTTGTCGTCATCTTTGGTGTCACAGTGGTAAGTTGGAAGATCAGTTGAACATTTAGATCATTGGTTAATAACTTTCCCTTTTTCAGTTGCTCAATCGACAGAAGAGGGCCAAGAAGACCCCCATTCCTCTGACCAATGATATGCTAAACGAGCTAAAGGTTAACCACATGGGTGGTGCTGACAACTATGGCGTGGATGATTTCTATAACATCGACGATCCTTGGAACGATACCAAGCAGCCTATTAAGCCAAAGGTGGGTGTACCTGCCTCACGTTTTTTGAAGTTCTTTGCAGTCAAACTTACAACACTTTCCTTTCAGCGCTTTACCAACTCAATGCACGGTAGCAACAGTTCCAACATCTACGACAGTTGGCGATCCACCAGGCATGCGCACACCAGCGGAGATTACTTTTACGACCAGCAGCCAACCTATTCCCAGAAAGGAGACTCGCTGAAGAGGCCGCAGCTCCACCATGGTAACCACAGCAGTCACAGAGAGTACCcc
This genomic window contains:
- the LOC120444749 gene encoding mucin-5AC translates to MSRSTSKTTSLLSGSIIVFFVTICGCFAQDTSSYYFPSQNRFVPSSGSFPRAQPPSLSGFRASSGGFSPSPGSYQEQLLFIANENAKQSPAAASSPFGAPFAGSSQFAKPNRQTDYYDISPRPFGVPSGAGPAAAGGAATSASVTNGFTRSKAIRNGSGNSLSGGFQPQTQRINVPHQQTQFLAHFSESGNEKRPVTSSSRPFGNGGFSPTRTRTQAPVSALPDNPSTPAATAFRPRNRYQPGSSTASTTTTTTSSAEVSSRRYNRFGSNRAKATSTSTTSTTQNTPSERPSFGRKSPNPRRPVFISREVNEPVSAVSKRPFNYSGARLKLPARPTARTTSTTESAEAEEEEPLDEEEDEEEHEASDEQYEEESDEGTEEHSESSSLEKLPLQEEAVTPVTVAKNEAFAHVEPSEPTTSSETDHESSTSSTEESQTDLSEVTNGEAEVTSAEIEVTTLPPVHEEEIVDEPTTIIPPENQSTEDAHVDEQTVTTEPPVDSTSKREEIENVSKPEESKSSKQEEHSTSKSENQSLSKQEEQSESQYDDEGEGEDYEYDDEEGSEDSTSEVESHDSKPSTPSADHKDDREIISVVTTKSVVNGSTILPVPVTPSTNFATVEEVESSHADLKLETTTSMTLEEEKGPNATENYVVVASIQPSRSINGARFLPFPAIEQEETKQTLSELERKVHSKQQQTPAQKQSEGSEEVQDNSSIQPPIVSSTESIIDKLDRVQSELSSGLLSGKYPIISQMDSSTPATSTTVGTGPGKFVPHIRKYQPRTTSSAPRTTSSKVKVQHFDDGEMDELATLLPVGFKPRPSYKNRKITTTTSTTEAPPAELSKQKPGRNSTISRSFKSGHVAVQEVAQAGLLPKGYKPPKTTTTTSTTEKAEESSPNTSSGLESLFSEIQFDDKLASLLPKDYKLNSAPKQQVKNTTTTATPSTTQRNLPVAVPFDDLSTFQLPPGYKAPEPKKETKLPPGVTPIKIDSLKDLLPPGFKLNVTESDASDEIPASLLPPGYKAKKQHPASTTTTTSTTTSKPPVVATSTTEAAVMEAAGGSGFKVVFPKGNHKRLGAHRLTTPHPSGDEGTAASSSSNLQVMIKKGPPTRATTEFTGWPTPPTTPLSIDKLNAETINFEDLLAASGTSSTTSTTTTTTTTTTTTTPRPTKPGHCTADCDLAATIKIIDGVAWKPELLDHNTVEWKNLAHELEAQLNEVYSEAPQLNKWYKKVRIDSFSKGSVLVDYYVELANITEDVDTLEIRQLFHDALTKPSTPVLPDKDAQENETDSVSGPQEEQLVTASYQMGKYIIDPVATDFSVIAKNAHTNVEFAEEDLLIPQWAIVVIVIGVGSLVFVVIFGVTVLLNRQKRAKKTPIPLTNDMLNELKVNHMGGADNYGVDDFYNIDDPWNDTKQPIKPKRFTNSMHGSNSSNIYDSWRSTRHAHTSGDYFYDQQPTYSQKGDSLKRPQLHHGNHSSHREYPAHHHQASQQHQQAYGHQYPDAFADAHQMYSYNNHASRTRYSRDYDPDF